The Pontibacillus halophilus JSM 076056 = DSM 19796 sequence GAAGTCGGCACCAACAAGAAAGTATTAAACCGGATTGCGACTGAGCCCGCAACAGGTAGCCCAGCAAGAGGCGGTCGACCTGAAACAACAGCTGTTAAGAATGGAAGCCAGTACGTAATCAATGGGCGCAAAACGTTTACGTCTATGGCTAGCGTATTGGATTATTACCTTGTATCGGCGTACTTGCCAGAAGAAGATGGCATTGGCTGGTTTATGATTGATGCGAAAACGCCTGGTATCAAGGTAGACCCCACCTGGAATACGGTCGGAATGCGTGGTACGGGAAGCCATGACTTACTTCTTTCAGACGTATCCATTTCAGATAAATACCTTGTAGAAACTGGCAGGAACAAAAGCACGACTCCTAAAGGATGGTTGATGCATATCCCTGCTTGTTATATCGGAATTGCCATTGCTGCACGTAATGATGCGATTGAATTCGCTAAGAATTTTCAGCCTAATACGTTAAACACTCCGATCTCAGAAGTGCCCCACATCCAAGATAAAATTGGTCAAATGGAACTAAAGCTCCTTCATGCTCGTTCCTTTATGTACAGCGTTGCTGACCAGTGGGATCGTTACCCCGACCAAAGAGAGAGGTTAGGTCCATCTATACAAGCGGTGAAAACCGTCGTTACAAATGCAGCTACTGAAATCGTGGATTTGGCAATGCGCATCGCAGGAGGACGGGGGCTATCGAAAGACTACCAGTTTGAGAAGTATTACCGTGATGTGCGCGCAGGGCTTCATAATCCTCCAGCAGACGATTCTGTCCTAATGAATTTAGCCAAGCATGCTCTAAACGAACATGAATAAACGGACTCCTATAGGAGTCCGTTTTCTTTATTTAGTGATTGTTCACTATCTGTCATTAATCGCTTCTCAAAGAAATAGAACGCCAACAGGTTTATAAATCCGAAACATAAACTACCTATCACCGCCACTTCAGAGCCTTTGGTCATATTCTCAATCGATGACCACTCAACTCCTTGTAACCTTAACAGTTCTACCGCTTGCCAAATATAAATACTTCCAAGAATTGACAGAAAACTCGCAATGGCTCCTACAATTAAGAATACCAACGCCACAAAGGGAATCGGGTTGCTCTTTCTTGTCTTCTTAATACCAAGTATAGAAGTAATCAATAACAAAACCATTCCCATCATGATGTAAACGCCTACAGTAAATAGCATCAATCTTCCCGCCCTTCTCCTACTCTATTTGTCTAGTCTATGAGAAGTATGGCGGTTTCATACATTGTGTATACCTAGATAAACGAACAAACCAATGGGAGCACCTCCGAATAGAATAGAAACGAAGGCAATGAAAAGGAGGGTGAGAGCATGCCCAAACGTCAAACGCGTCCATCGTCCCCGTTCAAGTTCTGCTTATTCCCAGGTTACCGCTATTGCGGACCTGGATGTTCAGGACCAGGGGCTCCCTTCAACGGTGCCGATGCTTGTTGCAAAGCACACGATGAATGTTATCGAAAGCATGGAAGGTCTTGCTTATGTGATTTAAAGTTCATGCGGTGTCTCGAGTCTCGTATAAATCCCCACACACGAGAAGGCCGCCAAGCCAGACTCATGCACAACTACATGAGACTACAAACCCGACGTTGCCATGAATTATAATAACAAGGTAAATCGAATAACTTTGGACAGCAAAATCACACAAGAAAACGCAGAGGAATATCAACCTCTGCGTTTTTGATGTTCTAATGACTTGTTTTTCAACTAAAGCACCCTTTAGTTAAAGAAGCTAAATAGCATTTTCAACTTATAACTAAAGCAAAGT is a genomic window containing:
- a CDS encoding acyl-CoA dehydrogenase family protein, whose translation is MNELYTPFIRTERHKALFMKVEELAKFAKKYSKEMDEQADFSPEVLNKLKESNYVSWPLSLQDGGKELTLYELLLLQERLAVGDGATALSIGWHMNGVMELRDERMWSDELYQWLAKEVGTNKKVLNRIATEPATGSPARGGRPETTAVKNGSQYVINGRKTFTSMASVLDYYLVSAYLPEEDGIGWFMIDAKTPGIKVDPTWNTVGMRGTGSHDLLLSDVSISDKYLVETGRNKSTTPKGWLMHIPACYIGIAIAARNDAIEFAKNFQPNTLNTPISEVPHIQDKIGQMELKLLHARSFMYSVADQWDRYPDQRERLGPSIQAVKTVVTNAATEIVDLAMRIAGGRGLSKDYQFEKYYRDVRAGLHNPPADDSVLMNLAKHALNEHE
- a CDS encoding phospholipase — its product is MPKRQTRPSSPFKFCLFPGYRYCGPGCSGPGAPFNGADACCKAHDECYRKHGRSCLCDLKFMRCLESRINPHTREGRQARLMHNYMRLQTRRCHEL